In Pseudovibrio brasiliensis, the following are encoded in one genomic region:
- a CDS encoding TRAP transporter small permease subunit — MSKSNGPAYPASDMAYLRFNGALGKIENLFNLIAATSILILMLLAVAQVVGRNLFNQPVPGFIDITEQAMAVFAFMGIAYCQRVGGHIRMELVIGVFKGRAQWVAEFLGVFAILLVISVLIYGSYLHFDRAWTFGDSTMDISIPTWPSKFVVPLALSLLWLRLFLQLFGYSRLIINPSASVLDLPHVMDAAQHAKAEIEETFHSAENGEEGPEVRTPAHGGAS, encoded by the coding sequence ATGTCCAAATCAAACGGCCCCGCATATCCAGCATCGGATATGGCCTATCTCCGCTTTAATGGTGCGTTGGGAAAAATTGAGAACCTGTTCAATCTCATTGCCGCTACATCTATCCTCATCTTGATGTTGCTGGCTGTTGCGCAGGTCGTTGGACGTAACCTGTTCAACCAACCCGTGCCCGGTTTTATTGATATTACAGAACAAGCCATGGCCGTATTCGCGTTCATGGGCATTGCTTACTGCCAGCGCGTTGGTGGTCACATCCGTATGGAACTGGTGATCGGCGTGTTCAAAGGCCGTGCCCAATGGGTTGCTGAGTTCCTTGGCGTTTTTGCAATTCTGCTTGTGATTTCCGTGCTGATTTATGGCTCGTACCTGCACTTTGATCGTGCATGGACCTTTGGTGACAGCACGATGGATATCTCCATTCCAACATGGCCGTCCAAATTTGTTGTACCGCTTGCATTGTCCTTGCTCTGGCTTCGTCTCTTCCTCCAGTTGTTCGGTTACAGCCGTCTGATCATCAACCCATCTGCATCCGTTCTGGATCTGCCGCATGTGATGGACGCTGCACAGCACGCAAAAGCTGAAATCGAAGAGACCTTCCATTCTGCTGAAAATGGAGAAGAGGGCCCTGAAGTGAGAACACCTGCCCATGGAGGTGCGTCATGA